One Corynebacterium yudongzhengii DNA window includes the following coding sequences:
- the cobA gene encoding uroporphyrinogen-III C-methyltransferase, producing MTDATNDSAPAPVTLIGGGPGAWDLITLRGARALAEADVILTDHLGPTEELSRIIDVKGKEIIDVAKLPYGRAVAQEETNRMMVEHARAGKKVARLKGGDPFVFGRGFEEVQHLSAHGIACRVVPGVTSAISVPAAADVPVTHRGVTHGFTIISGHLAPHDERSLIDYEALARVGGTIVVIMGVRHVAAITAALIDAGLHPTTPAAAIMEGTTARQRAVHTTVQDLAAEMDKAGIGSPAVYVIGDVAGLEA from the coding sequence ATGACCGATGCCACAAACGATTCTGCACCCGCACCCGTCACCCTCATCGGCGGTGGGCCCGGCGCCTGGGACCTCATTACCCTGCGTGGGGCCCGGGCGCTCGCGGAAGCCGACGTCATCCTCACCGATCATCTCGGCCCTACCGAGGAGCTGTCCCGGATCATTGACGTTAAGGGCAAGGAGATCATCGACGTGGCCAAGCTGCCCTATGGCCGCGCCGTCGCCCAGGAGGAGACCAACCGGATGATGGTCGAACACGCCCGGGCCGGCAAGAAGGTGGCCCGGCTCAAAGGCGGCGACCCCTTCGTCTTCGGCCGCGGTTTCGAAGAGGTCCAGCACCTCTCGGCCCACGGCATTGCCTGCCGAGTCGTTCCCGGGGTGACCAGCGCGATCTCCGTGCCGGCGGCCGCCGATGTGCCGGTGACCCACCGCGGGGTCACTCACGGATTTACTATCATCTCCGGCCACCTCGCACCGCATGACGAGCGCAGCCTCATCGACTACGAGGCGCTCGCCCGCGTCGGCGGCACCATCGTGGTGATCATGGGGGTACGCCACGTCGCCGCGATCACGGCGGCGCTTATCGACGCCGGCCTTCACCCCACCACCCCCGCCGCGGCAATTATGGAGGGCACCACGGCCCGGCAGCGCGCGGTGCACACCACGGTGCAGGATCTCGCCGCGGAGATGGACAAGGCCGGGATCGGCTCGCCGGCCGTCTATGTCATCGGTGACGTGGCAGGCCTTGAGGCCTAG
- the yaaA gene encoding peroxide stress protein YaaA: MFILLPPSETKAPGGDSPALDLEGLSFSSLNPIRGELIDELRSLSVDEALEVLNISEKLRPEAEANQKLLSAPTMPAIFRYTGVLYDALDAATLKDTSQLGVGSALFGLLRADDLIPHYRLSANTKLGGRTLKSRWGQAITEALEDLDELVVDLRSTGYRNLGKLKDAVTVRVITADTRKVVSHFNKHYKGELARVLATASATDAAGIAEIAEAAGMTVEYDTGTEITLVVERN; encoded by the coding sequence ATGTTCATCCTCCTGCCTCCATCTGAGACAAAAGCCCCCGGCGGCGACTCCCCCGCGCTCGATCTCGAGGGTTTGAGCTTTAGCAGCCTCAACCCAATTCGGGGCGAGCTTATCGACGAACTTCGCTCCCTTTCCGTCGACGAAGCCCTCGAGGTGCTCAACATCTCGGAGAAGCTGCGCCCAGAAGCCGAGGCCAACCAGAAGCTTCTCTCGGCCCCGACGATGCCGGCGATCTTCCGCTACACCGGGGTGCTCTACGACGCCCTCGATGCCGCCACGCTCAAAGACACCTCGCAGCTCGGCGTCGGCTCGGCGCTGTTTGGGCTGCTGCGCGCCGATGACCTCATCCCCCACTACCGGCTGTCGGCGAATACGAAGCTCGGCGGGCGCACGCTGAAGTCGCGCTGGGGCCAGGCGATTACGGAGGCACTAGAGGATCTCGACGAGCTCGTGGTCGATCTGCGCTCCACCGGCTATCGCAACCTGGGCAAGCTGAAAGACGCCGTGACGGTCCGAGTGATCACCGCTGATACCCGGAAGGTGGTCAGCCACTTCAACAAGCACTACAAGGGCGAGCTCGCGCGCGTGCTGGCGACGGCCTCGGCCACGGATGCCGCCGGTATCGCCGAGATCGCCGAGGCCGCCGGCATGACCGTGGAATACGACACCGGCACCGAGATCACCCTCGTGGTCGAGCGGAACTAG
- a CDS encoding proline--tRNA ligase, with the protein MITRMSQLFLRTLREDPADAEVPSHKLLVRAGYIRRAAPGVYSWLPLGLRVLRKIESIVRAEMDSIGAQELLFPALLSKEPYETTGRWTEYGDNLFRLKDRRDVDMLLGPTHEEMFTSTVKDLYSSYKDFPVTLYQIQTKYRDEERPRAGILRGREFVMKDSYSFDMDDAGLEKSYQAHRAAYQRIFDSLSIDYAICEATSGAMGGSASEEFLAYSEVGEDTFVRSTTGDYAANVEAVETLRGEERPIEGLPAAEVHDTPQAETIAALVEWAKATGFDIDASQTLKTMAIMVHQPGEEEEELKAVLLPGDRELADKRLEAALAPTEFRLAEEKDFQKYPFLVRGYIGPRAMNAHGIEVLADPRIVTGTSWLAGADEEQRHVLNLVAGRDFTVDRYVEAAGIHEGDPAPDGGTLTLARGIELGHIFQLGRKYTEAFDVKILDENGKRTIPTMGSYGIGISRMMAVLVEQNHDDKGLIWPAAVAPYQVHVAVANKDEAAVAAGDELVAALDARGIEVLFDDRPKVSPGVRFKDAELLGMPYAVILGRAFADGEVELCERGGETSEVPYDEIVDRLVGLLG; encoded by the coding sequence ATGATCACCCGCATGTCTCAGCTCTTCTTGCGCACCTTGCGAGAAGACCCCGCCGACGCCGAAGTTCCCTCCCACAAGCTCCTCGTGCGAGCCGGGTACATCCGGCGCGCTGCCCCGGGGGTGTATTCGTGGCTGCCTTTGGGGCTGCGGGTGCTGCGCAAGATCGAAAGCATCGTCCGCGCCGAGATGGACTCCATCGGCGCCCAGGAGCTGCTGTTCCCGGCGCTTCTGTCGAAGGAGCCTTATGAAACCACCGGCCGCTGGACCGAATACGGCGACAACCTCTTCCGGCTGAAGGATCGCCGGGATGTGGACATGCTGCTCGGGCCCACCCACGAGGAGATGTTCACCTCCACCGTGAAGGACCTGTACTCCTCGTACAAGGACTTCCCGGTCACGCTTTATCAGATCCAGACGAAGTACCGCGACGAAGAGCGTCCCCGCGCCGGGATCCTGCGTGGGCGCGAGTTCGTGATGAAGGACTCCTACTCCTTCGATATGGATGACGCCGGGCTGGAGAAGTCCTACCAGGCGCACCGGGCGGCGTACCAGCGCATCTTCGACAGCCTGAGCATCGACTACGCCATCTGCGAGGCCACCTCGGGTGCCATGGGTGGTTCGGCCTCCGAGGAGTTTCTGGCGTACTCCGAGGTGGGCGAGGACACCTTCGTGCGTTCCACCACCGGAGATTATGCCGCCAACGTAGAGGCCGTGGAGACCCTGCGGGGTGAGGAACGCCCGATCGAGGGCCTGCCCGCCGCCGAGGTACACGACACCCCGCAGGCTGAGACCATCGCCGCGCTTGTCGAGTGGGCGAAGGCCACCGGCTTCGACATCGACGCCTCGCAGACGCTGAAGACTATGGCGATCATGGTCCACCAGCCCGGCGAGGAGGAAGAAGAGCTCAAGGCGGTGCTTCTGCCGGGCGATCGCGAGCTCGCCGACAAGCGCCTCGAGGCCGCTTTGGCCCCGACCGAGTTCCGCCTTGCCGAGGAGAAGGACTTCCAGAAGTACCCCTTCCTCGTGCGTGGCTACATCGGCCCGCGCGCGATGAACGCCCACGGTATCGAGGTCCTTGCCGATCCCCGCATCGTCACCGGAACCTCCTGGCTCGCCGGTGCTGACGAGGAGCAGCGCCACGTGCTCAACCTCGTTGCCGGCCGCGACTTCACCGTCGACCGTTACGTCGAAGCCGCCGGCATCCACGAGGGCGATCCCGCCCCTGATGGCGGCACCCTGACCCTGGCGCGCGGCATCGAGCTGGGCCACATCTTCCAGCTCGGCCGGAAGTACACCGAGGCCTTCGACGTGAAGATCCTCGACGAAAACGGCAAGCGCACCATCCCGACGATGGGCTCCTACGGCATCGGCATCTCCCGCATGATGGCGGTGCTGGTGGAGCAGAACCATGACGACAAGGGCCTCATCTGGCCGGCCGCCGTCGCGCCCTACCAGGTGCACGTGGCGGTGGCGAACAAGGACGAGGCCGCCGTCGCCGCCGGCGATGAACTGGTCGCCGCTCTAGATGCGCGCGGCATCGAAGTGCTTTTCGACGACCGCCCCAAAGTCTCCCCCGGGGTCCGCTTCAAGGACGCCGAACTGCTCGGCATGCCCTACGCCGTGATCCTCGGACGCGCCTTCGCCGACGGCGAGGTCGAACTCTGCGAGCGCGGCGGCGAGACCAGCGAGGTGCCCTACGACGAGATCGTTGACCGGCTCGTCGGGTTGCTGGGGTAG
- a CDS encoding transposase: protein MSNYNNLLAEPPDHAVGRSRGGLSTKVHALVDGHGMPLTMIVTAGHRGDCPVLIPLLKRLRVPGMVGRPRTRPDELRADRAYASKAVRRYLRERKITATIPEKKDVIAVRKRKGSMGGRLPTFDAQSYKGCNVVERFSATSSSGGVWQPGTTSSRLSTGPA, encoded by the coding sequence TTGTCGAATTACAACAACCTGCTGGCCGAGCCGCCTGATCACGCGGTCGGCCGATCACGGGGTGGTCTGTCTACCAAGGTCCACGCCCTGGTCGACGGCCACGGCATGCCCCTGACCATGATCGTTACTGCGGGCCACCGCGGTGACTGCCCGGTGCTGATCCCGTTGTTGAAACGCCTGCGGGTGCCCGGGATGGTGGGCCGACCGCGCACCCGGCCCGATGAACTGCGCGCGGATAGGGCGTATGCATCGAAGGCTGTGCGCAGGTATCTGCGCGAGCGCAAGATCACGGCGACGATCCCGGAGAAGAAGGACGTGATCGCCGTCCGGAAGCGGAAAGGCTCGATGGGTGGGCGTCTACCGACGTTCGATGCGCAGTCCTACAAGGGCTGCAACGTGGTGGAACGGTTTTCGGCAACCTCAAGCAGTGGCGGGGTGTGGCAACCCGGTACGACAAGCTCGCGGTTGTCTACCGGGCCGGCGTGA
- a CDS encoding transposase → MLSDAQWEMVEELLPRRTGRKGRPFSDPRQMLEAILYCLRAGIARCDLPACFGSWQTVYTWHNRMAKDGHLGRDLSATS, encoded by the coding sequence ATGTTGAGTGATGCCCAGTGGGAGATGGTCGAAGAGCTTCTGCCCCGTCGCACGGGGAGAAAAGGCCGACCGTTCTCCGATCCCCGGCAGATGCTCGAGGCCATCCTCTACTGCCTTCGGGCAGGGATCGCGCGGTGTGACCTGCCCGCCTGCTTCGGGTCCTGGCAGACGGTCTACACCTGGCACAACCGGATGGCCAAGGACGGACACCTGGGACGTGATCTTTCAGCGACTTCTTAG
- a CDS encoding CPBP family intramembrane glutamic endopeptidase: MSLIQSRTDARSQLLAAFVIYVLFVLITLALQPGESASNEQRLLAAVSSFVVGAILAAACWYFGKRFAATRTLMADIRFTGSGRIWTSVALALFALLGGIAALSGILRVFELQPAQIATVFFTAATAGVFEEFLARGLIFGAFLLLFRASAHRFLAAGLSSAVVFGLLHLSILVTSSVEAVMQQIFYATVFGLIFALVYLRTRTIWVPVICHVLIDFQPAVAGGEAPVNQWVVLVAVFLPLAPVCLVALWRPDKVQVGRVE; this comes from the coding sequence ATGTCCCTGATTCAATCGCGGACTGATGCCCGCAGTCAGCTCCTGGCAGCTTTCGTCATCTACGTGCTCTTCGTATTGATTACCCTGGCGCTGCAACCAGGGGAGAGTGCCAGCAATGAACAGCGCCTGCTTGCAGCGGTGAGCAGCTTCGTGGTCGGAGCAATACTGGCGGCGGCGTGCTGGTACTTCGGCAAGCGCTTCGCGGCAACCCGCACGCTTATGGCCGACATCAGGTTCACTGGCAGTGGACGCATCTGGACCTCTGTAGCGCTAGCCCTCTTCGCTCTTCTTGGCGGTATCGCAGCGTTGAGCGGAATCCTCCGAGTCTTTGAGCTCCAGCCCGCTCAGATCGCGACCGTGTTCTTCACCGCAGCGACCGCCGGAGTATTCGAAGAATTCCTCGCTCGAGGACTCATTTTCGGCGCTTTTCTACTGCTCTTCCGTGCGTCTGCGCACCGCTTCTTGGCCGCTGGATTGAGCTCCGCAGTCGTCTTCGGACTGCTGCACCTTTCCATCCTGGTGACCTCCTCAGTAGAAGCGGTGATGCAGCAGATCTTCTACGCCACTGTCTTCGGGCTGATCTTCGCCTTGGTGTACCTGCGGACCCGTACGATTTGGGTGCCCGTGATCTGCCACGTACTCATTGACTTCCAGCCAGCTGTCGCCGGCGGGGAAGCACCTGTGAACCAATGGGTCGTTCTCGTAGCGGTGTTCCTGCCTTTGGCGCCGGTGTGTCTGGTGGCGTTGTGGCGCCCAGATAAGGTGCAGGTGGGAAGGGTGGAATAA
- a CDS encoding helix-turn-helix domain-containing protein produces MASWLTRPEDQWFERKSFRIKPRDLAKAIVGFANAEGGIVAVGIRDRSYEGEPSPKQENELRQATFDHTDPTS; encoded by the coding sequence ATGGCTAGTTGGTTAACACGGCCAGAAGATCAGTGGTTTGAACGGAAATCGTTTCGTATCAAGCCCCGAGACCTGGCGAAGGCAATTGTAGGGTTCGCTAACGCGGAGGGTGGCATTGTTGCTGTCGGTATCCGTGATCGCTCCTACGAAGGTGAACCAAGCCCCAAACAGGAAAACGAGCTTCGCCAAGCCACTTTCGATCACACCGATCCAACAAGTTAG